One genomic window of Actinoplanes lobatus includes the following:
- a CDS encoding ISAs1 family transposase — protein MPALPSSLISSLSCAPALTVPETAGGLVAVLDCLPDPRARRGVRHRLTAVVIAAVCAVIAGCRSYTAIAEWVADVPASTALALGIAPDRRPSEAMIRRLLQALDAQLLTTAIAVWLVGRAETSTSRQAIAVDGKTLRGSRTGDSTARHLLAACDQNAGMVLASTDIDSKTNEITRFAPLLDQIGDLRDAVITADAMHCQREHVDYLAERGAHWILTVKGNQPHLHKQLSRLPWRQVPQAARQDDRGHGRREIRTLRIVTVAAGIDFPHAVQALQIRRRRRRLDQPRRFTTQTVYAITDLHVHQAKPAQLAAWIRGHWTIENKIHWVRDVTYAEDRSQIRTGTGPHVMAALRDAAISALRAAGTTNIAAATRHHARDSNRPLTLLGLI, from the coding sequence ATGCCCGCACTGCCATCATCGCTGATCTCCTCTTTGTCCTGCGCACCGGCTCTGACCGTGCCCGAAACCGCTGGCGGCCTGGTGGCAGTGCTCGATTGCCTGCCTGATCCGCGGGCACGTCGTGGGGTCCGGCACCGGTTGACGGCGGTAGTGATCGCAGCAGTCTGTGCCGTGATCGCCGGCTGCCGTTCCTATACGGCGATCGCCGAATGGGTCGCCGACGTTCCGGCCTCGACAGCTCTCGCCCTGGGTATCGCCCCTGACCGGCGCCCCTCTGAAGCGATGATCCGCCGATTGCTGCAGGCCCTCGATGCGCAGCTGCTGACCACGGCGATCGCTGTCTGGCTCGTAGGCCGGGCCGAGACCTCGACAAGCCGGCAGGCCATCGCGGTCGACGGCAAGACACTGCGCGGATCCCGCACCGGCGACAGCACCGCCCGGCACCTGCTGGCCGCCTGCGATCAGAACGCCGGCATGGTCCTGGCCAGCACCGATATCGACAGCAAGACCAATGAGATCACCCGATTCGCGCCTCTGCTGGACCAGATCGGCGACCTACGAGACGCCGTGATCACCGCCGACGCGATGCACTGCCAGCGCGAACACGTCGACTACCTCGCCGAACGGGGCGCCCATTGGATCCTGACCGTCAAAGGCAACCAACCGCACCTGCACAAACAGCTCTCCCGTCTGCCCTGGCGGCAAGTCCCGCAAGCTGCCCGCCAGGATGACCGCGGCCACGGCCGCCGGGAGATCCGCACCCTGAGGATCGTGACCGTCGCCGCAGGCATCGACTTCCCGCATGCCGTCCAAGCCCTGCAGATCCGCCGTCGTAGACGCCGCCTCGACCAGCCACGGCGCTTCACCACCCAAACCGTCTACGCCATCACCGACCTACACGTCCACCAGGCAAAACCTGCCCAACTGGCAGCCTGGATCCGCGGGCACTGGACCATCGAAAACAAGATCCACTGGGTTCGCGACGTCACCTACGCAGAAGACCGCAGCCAAATCCGTACCGGCACCGGACCACACGTCATGGCCGCCCTCCGCGACGCTGCCATCAGCGCATTACGGGCAGCCGGAACCACCAACATCGCCGCCGCCACCCGCCATCACGCCCGCGACAGCAACCGCCCGTTGACACTCCTCGGCCTCATTTAG
- a CDS encoding dioxygenase family protein: MRMPALFLSHGAPPLVDDPTWVAQLRDVAAGLPRPKAILMASAHWESAPLMLGATETVPLVYDFGGFAPHYYQGPGKVVTVSDLGDLE, translated from the coding sequence GTGCGGATGCCCGCTCTCTTCCTCAGCCACGGCGCCCCGCCACTGGTCGACGACCCCACCTGGGTGGCGCAGCTGCGCGACGTCGCCGCCGGCCTCCCGAGGCCGAAAGCGATCCTGATGGCCTCGGCACACTGGGAGTCCGCGCCGCTCATGCTGGGCGCCACCGAGACCGTCCCGTTGGTGTATGACTTCGGCGGATTCGCCCCGCACTACTACCAGGGCCCCGGCAAAGTCGTGACGGTGTCCGACTTGGGGGATCTGGAGTAG
- a CDS encoding GNAT family N-acetyltransferase: MTVVRPAREDEIPAVGALVSHSFNDLAANAYLVPPLDDRERVMADFFTLYTEHAYSYGRVDVIDHEDGGLAATAVWFDRANEMPEPPRYTERLEALAGEYLERFNALDEVFDKNHPHEEHWHLAFLAVRPSEQGRGLGGELMRHTHEQLVAEGLAAYLEATNDDNVRLYQRHGYTPMTPFEIYLPDGTPFYRMWRAV, from the coding sequence ATGACCGTCGTCCGACCCGCCCGCGAGGACGAGATCCCCGCGGTCGGCGCGCTCGTCTCGCACTCGTTCAACGATCTGGCCGCCAACGCCTACCTGGTGCCGCCGCTGGACGACCGGGAGCGGGTGATGGCCGACTTCTTCACCCTCTACACCGAGCACGCGTACTCGTACGGCCGGGTGGACGTGATCGACCACGAGGACGGTGGGCTGGCGGCCACCGCCGTCTGGTTCGACCGCGCCAACGAGATGCCGGAGCCCCCGCGGTACACCGAGCGCCTCGAAGCGCTGGCCGGTGAGTATCTGGAGCGGTTCAACGCCCTGGACGAGGTGTTCGACAAGAACCACCCGCACGAGGAGCACTGGCACCTGGCGTTCCTGGCGGTCCGCCCGTCGGAGCAGGGCCGGGGTCTCGGCGGGGAGCTGATGCGGCACACCCACGAGCAGCTGGTCGCCGAGGGCCTCGCCGCCTACCTGGAGGCGACCAACGACGACAACGTGCGCCTCTACCAGCGGCACGGCTACACGCCGATGACGCCGTTCGAGATCTACCTGCCGGATGGTACGCCGTTCTACCGCATGTGGCGGGCTGTCTGA
- the iolD gene encoding 3D-(3,5/4)-trihydroxycyclohexane-1,2-dione acylhydrolase (decyclizing) — translation MKQRLTVGQAVVRFLANQWTERDGVEQRTVAGFLGIFGHGNVAGIGQALLQAQRTGAPDMPYRLARNEQAMVHTAVGYARMRNRLSTMACTASIGPGSTNMLTGAALATVNRLPVLLLPSDVFASRAAAPVLQELEVPAAGDVSVNDAFRPLSRFFDRIWRPEQLPQALLSAMRVLTDPAETGAVTLCLPQDVQTEAYDYPDELFAKRVWHVPRQAPDPLAVERAAATIRGAHRPLIVAGGGVIYAEASSALDRFARETGIPVADTQAGKGALPWDHPNAVGGIGATGNPVANKLARNADVVIGVGTRYSDFTTASRSAFQHPDVRFVNLNVTGFDAGKLSALPLVGDARAGLSALLPALHGRRFTGDFRDDVAAWQAAVDHAYRGRGTQGDLPTQAEVIGVVNEACGARDVVVQAAGSLPGDLQRLWRARDPKQYHVEYGYSCMGFEIAGALGIKLAEPGREVYALVGDGSYLMMAQEIATAVAEHLKLIIILVQNHGFASIGGLSEQVGSQRFGTAYRYRNPRSGDYDGARLPVDLAANAESLGAAVIRCRTIADLVEGLKQAREADRLTVLHIETDPEPSAPSAESWWEVPVAEVATLHSTRHARTEYLAGKRDQRHHLRPGGL, via the coding sequence GTGAAGCAGCGGCTCACCGTCGGGCAGGCCGTCGTGCGCTTCCTGGCGAACCAGTGGACCGAGCGGGACGGCGTCGAGCAGCGGACGGTCGCCGGCTTCCTCGGCATCTTCGGGCACGGCAACGTCGCCGGGATCGGGCAGGCGCTGTTGCAGGCCCAGCGCACCGGGGCGCCGGACATGCCGTACCGGCTGGCCCGCAACGAGCAGGCGATGGTGCACACCGCGGTCGGGTACGCCCGGATGCGCAACCGCCTGTCGACGATGGCGTGCACCGCGTCGATCGGGCCCGGCTCCACCAACATGCTGACCGGCGCGGCCCTGGCCACCGTCAACCGGCTGCCGGTGCTGCTGCTGCCGTCGGACGTCTTCGCCTCCCGGGCCGCCGCGCCGGTGCTCCAGGAGCTGGAGGTGCCGGCCGCCGGGGACGTGTCGGTCAACGACGCCTTCCGGCCGCTGTCACGGTTCTTCGACCGGATCTGGCGGCCCGAGCAGCTGCCGCAGGCGCTGCTCTCGGCGATGCGGGTGCTGACGGACCCGGCCGAGACCGGCGCGGTCACCCTCTGTCTGCCCCAGGACGTGCAGACCGAGGCGTACGACTACCCGGACGAGCTGTTCGCGAAGCGGGTGTGGCACGTGCCCCGGCAGGCCCCCGATCCGCTGGCCGTGGAGCGGGCGGCGGCCACCATCCGGGGCGCGCACCGGCCGCTGATCGTCGCCGGCGGCGGGGTGATCTACGCGGAGGCGTCGTCCGCGCTGGACCGGTTCGCCCGGGAGACCGGCATCCCGGTGGCCGACACCCAGGCCGGCAAGGGCGCGCTGCCCTGGGACCATCCGAACGCGGTCGGCGGGATCGGGGCGACCGGCAACCCGGTGGCGAACAAGCTGGCCCGCAACGCCGACGTGGTGATCGGCGTCGGCACCCGCTACAGCGACTTCACCACCGCGTCGCGCAGCGCGTTCCAGCATCCCGACGTGCGGTTCGTGAACCTCAACGTGACCGGTTTCGACGCCGGGAAACTGTCCGCGCTGCCGCTGGTCGGCGACGCCCGGGCGGGGCTCAGCGCGCTGCTGCCGGCGCTGCACGGACGGCGCTTCACCGGGGACTTCCGCGACGACGTGGCGGCTTGGCAGGCGGCCGTCGATCACGCGTACCGGGGCCGGGGAACGCAGGGCGACCTGCCCACCCAGGCCGAGGTGATCGGGGTGGTGAACGAGGCGTGCGGAGCACGCGACGTCGTGGTGCAGGCGGCCGGCAGCCTTCCCGGCGACCTGCAACGGCTGTGGCGGGCCCGCGACCCGAAGCAGTACCACGTCGAGTACGGCTACTCCTGCATGGGCTTCGAGATCGCCGGCGCACTCGGGATCAAGCTGGCCGAACCGGGCCGTGAGGTGTATGCGCTGGTCGGCGACGGCTCCTACCTGATGATGGCGCAGGAGATCGCCACCGCGGTCGCCGAGCACCTCAAACTGATCATCATCCTGGTGCAGAACCACGGGTTCGCGTCCATCGGCGGCCTCTCCGAGCAGGTCGGCTCACAGCGGTTCGGCACCGCCTACCGCTACCGCAACCCGCGCAGCGGCGACTACGACGGCGCCCGCCTGCCGGTCGACCTGGCCGCCAACGCGGAGAGCCTGGGCGCCGCGGTGATCCGCTGCCGCACCATCGCCGACCTCGTCGAGGGCCTCAAACAGGCCCGCGAGGCGGACCGGCTGACCGTGCTGCACATCGAGACCGACCCGGAGCCGTCGGCGCCGTCGGCCGAGTCGTGGTGGGAGGTGCCGGTCGCCGAGGTGGCCACCCTGCACAGCACCCGGCACGCCCGTACCGAATATCTGGCCGGCAAACGCGACCAGCGTCACCACCTGCGACCGGGAGGTCTGTAG
- a CDS encoding TerC family protein, with amino-acid sequence MLEVSALGWIVTIGVIVALLALDLTLGVLRPHVVGFREAAAWSVFYIAVAIAFGVVFGSIAGWDFGTQYFAGYIVEKSLSVDNLFVFVIIMSTFAVPEPYQQKVLTYGIILALILRVIFIALGAALLSMFSFMFLIFGLILLYTAFQLFRHRDQDPSIEDNVLVRAGRRFLPVTDDYVDGKMITRIDGKRMFTPLFLVLLAIGGTDLLFALDSIPAVFGVTEEAYIVFVANAFALLGLRALFFLVMGLLDRLVYLSTGLSLILAFIGVKLILHWAHKDISESIPEVSTAASLAVIIGILTITTIASLIKSRRDPSLKAHAGSLRAHPAPDQHHAEP; translated from the coding sequence ATGCTTGAGGTCTCCGCGCTCGGGTGGATCGTCACCATCGGTGTCATCGTCGCCCTGCTCGCCCTCGATTTGACGCTCGGGGTGCTCCGTCCACATGTCGTCGGCTTCCGTGAGGCCGCCGCCTGGTCAGTCTTCTACATCGCCGTCGCGATCGCGTTCGGTGTCGTCTTCGGAAGCATCGCCGGCTGGGATTTCGGCACCCAGTACTTCGCCGGGTACATCGTCGAGAAGAGCCTGTCCGTCGACAACCTCTTCGTCTTCGTGATCATCATGTCGACGTTCGCCGTACCCGAGCCCTACCAGCAGAAAGTGCTCACCTACGGGATCATCCTCGCGCTGATCCTCCGGGTCATCTTCATCGCGCTGGGCGCCGCCCTGCTCAGCATGTTCTCGTTCATGTTCCTGATCTTCGGCCTGATCCTGCTCTACACCGCCTTCCAGCTCTTCCGGCACCGCGACCAGGATCCCAGCATCGAGGACAACGTCCTGGTCCGCGCCGGCCGCCGCTTCCTCCCGGTGACCGACGACTACGTCGACGGCAAGATGATCACCCGCATCGACGGAAAGCGAATGTTCACCCCCCTCTTCCTGGTCCTGCTGGCCATCGGCGGCACCGACCTGCTGTTCGCCCTCGACTCCATCCCCGCCGTCTTCGGCGTGACCGAGGAGGCGTACATCGTCTTCGTCGCCAACGCCTTCGCCCTGCTCGGCCTGCGCGCCCTGTTCTTCCTGGTGATGGGCCTACTGGACCGCCTGGTCTACCTGTCGACGGGCCTGTCGCTGATCCTCGCCTTCATCGGCGTCAAGCTGATCCTGCACTGGGCCCACAAGGACATCAGCGAGTCCATCCCCGAGGTGAGCACCGCCGCCTCGCTAGCCGTGATCATCGGCATCCTGACCATCACCACCATCGCCAGCCTGATCAAATCCCGTCGCGACCCGTCCCTCAAGGCCCACGCCGGAAGCCTGCGCGCCCACCCGGCCCCCGACCAGCATCACGCCGAGCCCTAG
- a CDS encoding GOLPH3/VPS74 family protein produces the protein MALPPQLPPADDLYLTAHDTIRGKSLLSPATLGLGLGAALLGELMLWRRIDLVETELVVIDERPTGDAASTAVLEQILREAGQHGVRNWLAYLSTGVATDLVERRLSRAALIKRVEKRGLLGGTKVSYVPADSMTAGWPATRIRTKVTRDEQLDVADLLLAGLILATGLDQHVLATLDARDRAALFEQFRRLFPAMLQQLVSQAEAAVGDAVMARRA, from the coding sequence GTGGCGTTGCCGCCGCAGCTACCACCCGCGGACGATCTCTACCTCACCGCTCACGACACGATTCGCGGCAAGTCCCTGCTGTCACCGGCCACTCTCGGTCTCGGTCTCGGCGCGGCCCTGCTCGGCGAGCTGATGTTGTGGCGGCGGATCGACCTCGTGGAGACCGAGCTCGTCGTCATAGACGAGCGGCCGACCGGGGACGCCGCCAGCACCGCGGTGCTCGAACAGATCCTGCGGGAGGCCGGCCAGCACGGCGTACGCAACTGGCTCGCGTACCTCTCCACCGGTGTCGCCACCGATCTGGTCGAGCGCCGCCTGTCCCGGGCCGCCCTGATCAAACGGGTGGAGAAACGCGGACTGCTCGGCGGCACCAAGGTCTCCTACGTGCCGGCCGACTCGATGACCGCGGGCTGGCCGGCCACCCGCATCCGTACCAAGGTCACCCGGGACGAGCAGCTGGACGTGGCCGACCTGCTGTTGGCCGGCCTGATCCTGGCCACCGGCCTGGACCAGCACGTGCTGGCCACCCTCGACGCACGGGACAGGGCGGCGCTGTTCGAGCAGTTCCGCAGGCTGTTCCCGGCGATGTTGCAACAACTCGTGTCGCAGGCCGAGGCGGCGGTGGGAGACGCCGTCATGGCCCGTCGTGCCTAA
- a CDS encoding APC family permease, whose amino-acid sequence MSYSGTKPAESRVSDTLARDRLGVASVVFFVMSAAAPLTVVAGVVPTGLAVTGLTGIAGAFLAVAVVLAIFSVGYVAMARHISNAGAFYAYVSQGLGRPLGVGASWVALLAYNMFQVASYGGFGAIAEPLFADWFGVNAPWWVLGLAAWALVAVLGVRDVAVNGRVLATLLVAEILLTVVYAVAEITTEGFTPSTASLDPSSLTGAGAGALLVMAITGFVGFEQSVVFSEESRDPRRTVSRATYIAIALIAVLYAFASWAMISAAGADKVVERAVAEGPELFFNLAAVPLGDVAIHLGHALFLTSLIAAMISFHNIISRYMFSLGREGVLPRVFGKTVPGTGAPKNGSLAQSAVGLAVIVVYAVMGWDPLVQLFFWGGTGGGLGVLLLVTLTAFAVIGFFARNPEGEDVLHRVIAPVIGAILLLVMSYLAIDNIATLLGVEPGSTPALVIPLSFAVLFVAGILWALYLRTTRPLVYNGIGLGARSAANSGGFSAALNEETR is encoded by the coding sequence GTGTCATATTCCGGCACAAAACCCGCGGAAAGTCGCGTCTCCGATACCCTGGCCCGCGACCGCCTCGGCGTCGCCTCGGTCGTCTTCTTCGTCATGTCGGCGGCCGCCCCGCTCACCGTCGTCGCCGGCGTCGTTCCCACCGGCCTCGCCGTCACCGGCCTGACCGGCATCGCCGGCGCCTTCCTGGCGGTCGCCGTGGTCCTGGCGATCTTCTCGGTCGGCTACGTGGCGATGGCCCGGCACATCTCCAACGCCGGCGCCTTCTACGCATACGTCTCGCAGGGCCTCGGCCGCCCGCTCGGCGTCGGCGCCTCCTGGGTGGCGCTGCTCGCCTACAACATGTTCCAGGTCGCCTCGTACGGCGGGTTCGGCGCGATCGCCGAGCCCCTGTTCGCCGACTGGTTCGGCGTCAACGCCCCGTGGTGGGTGCTCGGCCTGGCCGCCTGGGCGCTGGTCGCCGTCCTCGGTGTACGTGACGTGGCCGTCAACGGCCGGGTGCTGGCCACCCTGCTGGTCGCCGAGATCCTGCTGACCGTGGTGTACGCGGTCGCCGAGATCACCACGGAGGGCTTCACCCCCTCGACCGCCTCGCTCGACCCGTCCTCGCTGACCGGTGCGGGCGCCGGCGCCCTGCTGGTCATGGCGATCACCGGCTTCGTCGGGTTCGAGCAGTCGGTGGTGTTCAGCGAGGAGTCGCGCGACCCGCGGCGTACCGTCTCCCGGGCCACGTACATCGCGATCGCGCTGATCGCCGTGCTCTACGCCTTCGCCTCCTGGGCGATGATCTCCGCGGCCGGCGCCGACAAGGTCGTCGAGCGGGCCGTCGCCGAGGGCCCGGAGCTGTTCTTCAACCTGGCCGCCGTGCCGCTCGGTGACGTCGCCATCCACCTGGGCCACGCGCTGTTCCTGACCTCGCTGATCGCGGCGATGATCTCGTTCCACAACATCATCTCGCGGTACATGTTCTCGCTCGGCCGTGAGGGCGTGCTGCCGCGCGTCTTCGGTAAGACCGTGCCCGGCACCGGCGCGCCGAAGAACGGCTCGCTGGCCCAGTCGGCGGTCGGCCTCGCGGTCATCGTCGTCTACGCCGTGATGGGCTGGGACCCGCTCGTCCAGCTCTTCTTCTGGGGCGGCACCGGCGGCGGCCTCGGCGTGCTGCTCCTGGTCACCCTCACCGCCTTCGCGGTGATCGGCTTCTTCGCCCGTAACCCGGAGGGCGAGGACGTCCTGCACCGCGTGATCGCCCCGGTGATCGGCGCGATCCTGCTGCTGGTCATGTCGTACCTGGCGATCGACAACATCGCCACGCTGCTCGGCGTCGAGCCCGGCAGCACCCCGGCGCTGGTGATCCCGCTGTCCTTCGCGGTGCTCTTCGTGGCCGGCATCCTGTGGGCCCTCTACCTGCGCACCACCCGGCCGCTGGTTTACAACGGCATCGGCCTGGGAGCCCGCAGTGCCGCCAACTCCGGCGGTTTCTCCGCCGCCCTGAACGAGGAGACCCGATGA
- the iolB gene encoding 5-deoxy-glucuronate isomerase — protein MADNARVNPLVPRGSSAERPFDVYITPENAGWEYSGLRVVHLPVGGRARFVTGDDEMLVVPLAGGCDVACDDERLTLTGRRSVFSRVTDFAYLPRDTVVTLRAPNGGRFALPAARAGRTLPFRYGAAEDVPVELRGAGQASRQVNNLCTPESFETDRLIACEVLTPGGNWSSYPPHKHDEQSDCESSLEEIYYFEVAASPAGGHGCGYQRVYGHPDRPIDVCAEVRSGDVVLIPYGWHGPSMAAPGYDLYYLNVMAGPGERRWLVRDDPAHGWVRGRWVAEPVDTRLPLTSIRERRRS, from the coding sequence ATGGCCGACAACGCTCGAGTGAACCCGCTGGTCCCACGGGGCAGTTCCGCGGAGCGGCCGTTCGACGTGTACATCACGCCGGAGAACGCCGGCTGGGAGTACTCCGGCCTGCGGGTGGTGCACCTGCCGGTCGGCGGGCGGGCCCGGTTCGTCACCGGCGACGACGAGATGCTGGTCGTGCCGCTGGCCGGCGGCTGCGACGTGGCCTGCGACGACGAGCGGCTCACCCTGACCGGGCGACGGTCGGTGTTCTCCCGCGTCACCGACTTCGCCTACCTGCCCAGGGACACGGTCGTGACGCTGCGGGCGCCCAACGGCGGGCGGTTCGCGCTGCCGGCTGCGCGGGCCGGGCGCACCCTGCCGTTCCGGTACGGCGCCGCCGAGGACGTGCCGGTGGAACTGCGCGGGGCGGGGCAGGCGAGCCGGCAGGTCAACAACCTGTGCACCCCGGAGTCCTTCGAGACGGACCGGCTGATCGCCTGCGAGGTGCTCACCCCGGGCGGCAACTGGTCGTCGTACCCGCCGCACAAGCACGACGAGCAGAGCGACTGCGAGTCCTCGCTCGAGGAGATCTACTACTTCGAGGTGGCGGCGTCCCCGGCCGGCGGGCACGGCTGCGGCTACCAGCGGGTCTACGGCCACCCGGACCGCCCGATCGACGTGTGCGCCGAGGTGCGCAGCGGGGACGTGGTGCTGATCCCGTACGGCTGGCACGGCCCGTCGATGGCGGCCCCCGGCTACGACCTCTACTACCTCAACGTGATGGCCGGCCCCGGCGAGCGCCGCTGGCTGGTCCGGGACGATCCGGCGCACGGCTGGGTGCGCGGGCGCTGGGTGGCCGAGCCGGTGGACACCCGGCTGCCCCTGACCTCGATCAGAGAGAGAAGGCGTTCGTGA
- a CDS encoding CoA-acylating methylmalonate-semialdehyde dehydrogenase, which produces MATIEHWIGGAHTGGVSTRSAPVFQPATGRQQHTVLLGEPADVDAAVRAATTAFAEWGQASLSQRTKVLFAFRELVNAHSREIAEIVSDEHGKVLSDAAGEVQRGLEVIEFACGIPQLLKGGYSDQASAGVDVFSFREPLGVVAGITPFNFPAMVPMWMHPIAIACGNTFVLKPSERDPSSAGFVARLWQRAGLPDGVFNVVHGDKAAVDAILDHPGIAAVSFVGSTPIARYIHQRATAAGKRVQALGGAKNHAVILPDADLDFAAEHLVASAFGSAGERCMAISAAVLVGDSDRLVDLVAARAAEVKVGPGRDPASEMGPVITAAAKERIENLITVGERQGATVAADGRGLKIPGYEDGFFVGPTVIDRVTPAMDVYTEEIFGPVLSVVRSADVDQAISMINSNPYGNGTAVFTNSGEAARRFQRGVHVGMIGVNVPIPVPMAYYSFGGWKDSLFGQSHIYGPDGVDFCTRAKVVTQRWPATSAFSEASLHFPTAR; this is translated from the coding sequence ATGGCCACCATCGAGCACTGGATCGGCGGCGCCCACACCGGCGGCGTCTCCACCCGCAGCGCACCGGTCTTCCAGCCGGCCACCGGCCGGCAACAGCACACCGTCCTGCTCGGCGAGCCGGCCGACGTGGACGCCGCCGTGCGGGCGGCGACCACGGCGTTCGCCGAGTGGGGCCAGGCCTCGCTCAGCCAGCGCACCAAGGTCCTGTTCGCCTTCCGCGAGCTGGTCAACGCCCACAGCCGGGAGATCGCCGAGATCGTCTCGGACGAGCACGGCAAGGTGCTCTCCGACGCGGCCGGCGAGGTGCAGCGCGGCCTCGAGGTGATCGAGTTCGCCTGCGGCATCCCGCAGCTGCTCAAGGGCGGCTACTCCGACCAGGCGTCGGCCGGCGTCGACGTGTTCAGCTTCCGCGAGCCGCTCGGCGTGGTCGCCGGGATCACCCCGTTCAACTTCCCGGCCATGGTGCCGATGTGGATGCACCCGATCGCCATCGCCTGCGGCAACACGTTCGTTCTCAAACCGAGCGAGCGTGACCCGTCGTCGGCCGGGTTCGTGGCGCGATTGTGGCAGCGTGCCGGCCTTCCCGACGGCGTCTTCAACGTGGTGCACGGCGACAAGGCCGCGGTGGACGCGATCCTCGACCATCCCGGCATCGCCGCCGTCTCGTTCGTCGGATCCACTCCGATCGCCCGCTACATCCATCAGCGCGCGACGGCTGCCGGCAAGCGGGTGCAGGCCCTGGGCGGCGCCAAGAACCACGCCGTCATCCTGCCCGACGCCGACCTCGACTTCGCCGCGGAACACCTGGTGGCGTCGGCTTTCGGGTCGGCCGGCGAGCGGTGCATGGCGATCTCCGCGGCGGTGCTGGTCGGCGACTCCGACCGCCTGGTCGACCTCGTCGCCGCCCGGGCCGCCGAGGTCAAGGTCGGTCCGGGCCGGGATCCGGCCAGCGAGATGGGGCCGGTCATCACGGCCGCCGCCAAGGAACGGATCGAAAACCTGATCACGGTGGGGGAGCGGCAGGGCGCGACGGTCGCGGCCGACGGGCGGGGCCTCAAGATTCCGGGGTACGAGGACGGCTTCTTCGTCGGTCCCACGGTGATCGACCGGGTGACCCCGGCGATGGACGTGTACACCGAGGAGATCTTCGGCCCGGTGCTCTCGGTGGTCCGGTCAGCCGACGTCGACCAGGCCATTTCCATGATCAACAGCAATCCGTACGGCAACGGCACCGCGGTCTTCACCAACAGTGGCGAGGCCGCCCGCCGGTTCCAGCGGGGTGTCCACGTCGGCATGATCGGCGTCAACGTGCCGATCCCGGTGCCGATGGCCTACTACTCGTTCGGCGGCTGGAAGGACTCGCTGTTCGGGCAGAGTCACATCTACGGCCCGGACGGCGTCGACTTCTGCACCCGCGCCAAGGTCGTCACCCAGCGATGGCCCGCGACCAGCGCGTTCTCCGAGGCGTCGCTGCACTTCCCGACCGCCCGGTGA
- a CDS encoding dioxygenase family protein, with product MPGPWHYYQVQYPAPGAPDLADKVAALMPDTETVARTDRGLDHGAYVPLTVMYPDADIPVLQMSLPTLEPDRLLEIGRRLAPLRDEGVLIVGSGFTTHGLPFLRDWSPGAAAPGWSREFDAWAAETLARGAVDELADFRDRAPGMPYAHPTIEHFAPMFLTLGASGDPSRAPEQPIDGFWMGLAKRSFQVA from the coding sequence TTGCCGGGGCCCTGGCACTACTACCAGGTTCAGTACCCGGCCCCCGGCGCGCCGGACCTCGCCGACAAGGTCGCCGCGCTGATGCCGGACACCGAGACCGTCGCCCGCACCGACCGCGGCCTCGATCACGGTGCGTATGTGCCGCTAACCGTCATGTATCCGGACGCCGACATCCCGGTGCTCCAGATGTCGCTGCCCACCCTCGAACCGGACCGCCTGCTCGAGATCGGCCGCCGCCTGGCCCCGCTGCGCGACGAGGGCGTGCTCATCGTCGGTTCCGGCTTCACCACCCACGGGCTGCCGTTCCTGCGCGACTGGAGCCCCGGGGCGGCCGCACCCGGCTGGTCCCGGGAATTCGACGCCTGGGCCGCCGAGACCCTGGCCCGCGGCGCCGTCGACGAACTCGCCGACTTCCGCGACCGCGCCCCCGGCATGCCCTACGCCCACCCCACCATCGAGCACTTCGCCCCGATGTTCCTCACCCTCGGCGCGTCCGGGGATCCGTCGCGGGCACCCGAACAACCGATCGACGGATTCTGGATGGGACTGGCGAAAAGATCATTCCAGGTCGCCTGA